One window from the genome of Jiangella alba encodes:
- a CDS encoding GNAT family N-acetyltransferase, whose product MSTDTVLVEELPIPRSMDTPEAAAFTELIDIGNLIETQALGTDALTLPARQLLSDYQAQEDHPVRIFVARADGRIVGTGHLSWQPEDDATVTWAEVEVLPQYRRRGIGTALLDHLTTLALASGRPTLQAAVIHSRPGGGERVEAPTGFGWLSDADPGVRFLLARGYRLEQVARISALPLPVDPELLAAKRAAAQAAAGDDYRIVGWTGPTPADRVDDLVTLMARMSTDIPTAALETTDEQWDAARLARVDDLLAATGRTRLTVAAEHVPTGRLAGHNVLVLPRDRSRPVIQEDTLVLSEHRGHRLGMLLKVANLQRLAELSPSSTLVTTFNAEENRHMLDVNEAVGFAPIGYEGCWQLTP is encoded by the coding sequence ATGAGCACCGACACCGTCCTCGTCGAGGAGCTGCCGATCCCGCGGTCGATGGACACGCCCGAGGCGGCCGCGTTCACCGAGCTGATCGACATCGGCAACCTCATCGAGACCCAGGCGCTCGGCACCGACGCGCTCACGCTGCCCGCGCGCCAGCTGCTGTCCGACTACCAGGCGCAGGAGGACCACCCGGTCCGCATCTTCGTCGCCCGCGCCGACGGCCGCATCGTCGGCACCGGGCACCTGTCGTGGCAGCCCGAGGACGACGCCACCGTCACCTGGGCCGAGGTCGAGGTGCTGCCGCAGTACCGGCGCCGCGGCATCGGCACGGCGCTGCTCGACCACCTGACGACGCTCGCGCTGGCGTCCGGCCGGCCGACGCTGCAGGCCGCCGTCATCCACTCGCGGCCGGGCGGCGGCGAGCGGGTCGAGGCGCCGACCGGCTTCGGCTGGCTGTCCGACGCCGATCCCGGCGTGCGGTTCCTGCTCGCCCGCGGCTACCGGCTCGAGCAGGTGGCCCGCATCAGCGCGCTGCCGCTGCCGGTCGACCCCGAACTGCTCGCGGCGAAACGGGCCGCCGCCCAGGCCGCCGCGGGCGACGACTACCGCATCGTCGGGTGGACCGGCCCGACCCCCGCCGACCGGGTCGACGACCTCGTCACGCTCATGGCGCGCATGAGCACCGACATCCCCACCGCCGCCCTCGAGACCACCGACGAGCAGTGGGACGCCGCCCGTCTCGCCCGCGTGGACGACCTCCTCGCCGCCACCGGCCGCACCCGGCTCACGGTCGCCGCCGAGCACGTGCCCACCGGGCGGCTGGCCGGTCACAACGTGCTGGTCCTCCCGCGCGACCGCAGCCGCCCGGTCATCCAGGAGGACACCCTGGTGCTGTCCGAGCACCGCGGCCACCGGCTCGGCATGCTGCTCAAGGTGGCCAACCTGCAACGACTCGCCGAGCTGAGCCCGTCCTCCACGCTCGTCACCACGTTCAACGCCGAGGAGAACCGGCACATGCTCGACGTCAACGAGGCCGTCGGGTTCGCACCCATCGGCTACGAGGGCTGCTGGCAGCTCACGCCCTGA
- a CDS encoding D-lyxose/D-mannose family sugar isomerase, with product MHRSRIDAAIDDARARAAEAGIALPAFASWTRADWLAAAPTPGARPALERGLGWDVTDFGRGRFDHIGLVLCTLRNGTLAERDAGAGQTYAEKFLVARDGQETPMHLHRRKTEDIINRGGAELVVELRPESGDGEVVTLVDGLERAVRGGSPLRLEPGQSVQVPAGVYHRFWADGGVLLAGEVSAVNDDVDDNVFLDPSPRYPSVTEDAAARYLLVSEYAEALAAS from the coding sequence ATGCACAGGTCCCGCATCGACGCCGCCATCGACGACGCCCGCGCGCGGGCGGCCGAGGCCGGCATCGCGTTGCCCGCCTTCGCGTCCTGGACGCGGGCCGACTGGCTCGCCGCCGCGCCGACGCCGGGTGCGCGGCCGGCACTGGAACGCGGCCTGGGCTGGGACGTCACCGACTTCGGCCGCGGCCGGTTCGACCACATCGGGCTGGTCCTGTGCACCCTGCGCAACGGCACCCTGGCCGAGCGCGACGCCGGGGCCGGGCAGACGTACGCGGAGAAGTTCCTCGTCGCGCGCGACGGCCAGGAGACGCCGATGCACCTGCACCGGCGCAAGACCGAGGACATCATCAACCGCGGCGGCGCCGAGCTGGTCGTCGAGCTGCGCCCCGAGTCCGGCGACGGCGAGGTCGTCACGCTGGTCGACGGGCTGGAGCGGGCGGTGCGGGGTGGGTCGCCGCTGCGGCTGGAGCCCGGGCAGAGCGTGCAGGTGCCGGCCGGCGTCTACCACCGTTTCTGGGCCGACGGCGGGGTCCTGCTGGCCGGCGAGGTGTCGGCCGTGAACGACGACGTCGACGACAACGTCTTCCTCGACCCGTCGCCGCGCTACCCGTCCGTCACCGAGGACGCCGCGGCGCGATACCTGCTGGTCAGCGAGTACGCCGAGGCGCTGGCAGCGAGCTGA
- a CDS encoding AAA family ATPase, protein MIVWLNGTFGAGKTTTAKELTALLPDARILDSEYVGMMLRHVLGSLPVDDFQDWPPWRGLVVETAAQVHAYVGGTLVVPQTVLVKAYWQELRTGLEKAGLPVHLVLLHADDDTLRRRIDGDTVEAGARQWRLDHLAPYAAALPWLRPAADTVVDTAGAEPRAVAERIAAAVRA, encoded by the coding sequence ATGATCGTATGGCTGAACGGAACGTTCGGAGCGGGCAAGACGACGACGGCGAAGGAACTGACGGCGCTGCTGCCCGACGCCCGCATCCTCGACTCCGAGTACGTCGGCATGATGCTGCGCCACGTGCTCGGCTCGCTGCCGGTCGACGACTTCCAGGACTGGCCGCCGTGGCGCGGGCTGGTCGTCGAGACCGCCGCGCAGGTGCACGCCTACGTCGGGGGCACGCTGGTGGTGCCGCAGACGGTGCTGGTCAAGGCGTACTGGCAGGAGCTGCGGACGGGGCTGGAGAAGGCCGGGCTCCCGGTGCACCTCGTGCTCCTGCACGCCGATGACGACACGCTGCGGCGGCGCATCGACGGCGACACCGTCGAGGCCGGCGCCCGCCAGTGGCGGCTGGACCACCTGGCGCCGTACGCGGCGGCGCTGCCGTGGCTGCGGCCCGCCGCCGACACCGTCGTCGACACCGCCGGCGCCGAGCCGCGCGCCGTGGCCGAGCGCATCGCCGCCGCCGTCAGGGCGTGA
- a CDS encoding GNAT family N-acetyltransferase, translating to MSTDTTIVIDELEIPASMDEPGAADFAEMVEVRNAIETQIMGTDVLNYSARELLPVYLVQEDEPNRLFVARVDGRIVGRAILAWQTEEGASASWVSVEVLPQYRRRGIGTVLLDHLTTLALASGRPTLQAEAIHTRPATGERVDSPTGFGWVSADDPGVRFLLRHGYRLEQVARISALPLPVDPAVLAAQRATAQAAAGDDYRIVGWTGTTPPERVDDLVTLKTHMSADIPSAGLEITDERWDAARLARWDGQLAGSGRERLTVAAEHVPTGRLAGHNELYLPADRSRPVVQEDTLVLSEHRGHRLGMLLKVANLQRLAELSPSSTLVTTFNAEENRHMLDVNEAVGFTPIGYEGCWQLTP from the coding sequence ATGAGCACCGACACCACGATCGTCATCGACGAGCTGGAGATCCCGGCCTCGATGGACGAGCCCGGCGCGGCCGACTTCGCCGAGATGGTCGAGGTCCGCAACGCGATCGAGACCCAGATCATGGGCACCGACGTGCTGAACTACTCCGCTCGCGAACTACTGCCCGTCTACCTGGTCCAGGAGGACGAGCCGAACCGGCTGTTCGTCGCCCGCGTCGACGGCCGCATCGTCGGACGGGCCATCCTGGCGTGGCAGACCGAGGAGGGCGCGAGCGCGTCGTGGGTGTCGGTCGAGGTGCTGCCGCAGTACCGGCGGCGCGGCATCGGCACGGTGCTGCTCGACCACCTGACGACGCTCGCGCTGGCCTCCGGCCGCCCGACGCTGCAGGCCGAGGCCATCCACACCCGCCCGGCCACCGGCGAGCGCGTCGACTCGCCGACCGGCTTCGGCTGGGTGTCCGCGGACGACCCCGGCGTGCGGTTCCTGCTGCGCCACGGCTACCGGCTCGAGCAGGTGGCCCGCATCAGCGCGCTGCCGCTGCCGGTCGACCCCGCGGTCCTCGCCGCGCAGCGGGCCACCGCCCAGGCCGCCGCGGGCGACGACTACCGCATCGTCGGGTGGACCGGCACCACCCCGCCCGAGCGCGTCGACGACCTCGTCACGCTGAAGACGCACATGAGCGCCGACATCCCCAGCGCCGGCCTCGAGATCACCGACGAGCGGTGGGATGCCGCCCGTCTCGCCCGCTGGGACGGCCAGCTGGCCGGCAGCGGCCGCGAGCGCCTCACCGTCGCCGCCGAACACGTGCCCACCGGCCGGCTGGCCGGCCACAACGAGCTCTACCTGCCGGCCGACCGCTCTCGCCCGGTGGTCCAGGAGGACACCCTGGTGCTGTCCGAGCACCGCGGCCACCGGCTCGGCATGCTGCTCAAGGTGGCCAACCTGCAACGACTCGCCGAGCTGAGCCCCTCGTCCACGCTGGTCACCACGTTCAACGCCGAAGAGAACCGGCACATGCTCGACGTCAACGAGGCCGTCGGGTTCACGCCCATCGGCTACGAAGGCTGCTGGCAGCTCACGCCCTGA